The Flavobacterium sp. CBA20B-1 genome includes the window CTTGTTGCACAAAAGCTTCGTGGTTAAAACAGATACAAATTACAGAAACAAGGGGTATCGACATATAAAAGTTTATTCTACAAATATATAAATTAAGAATTCAATTGAACACATTAAAAACCTTAATCATTGTAACAGATTTAACGCTGGGCGGCATTCAAAACTATGTGCGTGCTTCTGCAAATTTGTTAAAAGAAATGAATCATAAGGTTTTCATTATTGCGATTAATGAAGCATACAAGTTTAAAGATATTGAAACGATTAGTTTAAATAATTATTCTTCTTATAAAAAACCTTTGTTTATAAGCCAATTTATCAAAGAAAACGCAATTGATGTGGTTATGGATCATCGTACAAAATCAAACATTTTAAAGCAAAAAGTGTATGATTTTTTATTGCGAAAAACTCCAAAAATACAGTTTATCCACAGTGCACATTTTGATTTTTATTTTTATAGATGGAAGGTGTTGAACCAATTTGCTTATAAGCATACAACTGCTTTTGTGAGCGTTTCAAAATATATTGATCAATTGGTTTCAAAAGAAGTTACAGCTAAGCATCAAGTATTGTATCATTATTTTGATGATTTGGCGGTTCATCAAAACCAAGATAAAAAAGACATCCTTTTTGTAGGTAGGTTTGAAAATGATATAAAAGACCTTACTTTTTTGTTAGAAGCTTATCATTTATCGGAATTGCATGTACAAAACGTACAGTTTCACTTTGTGGGCAGTGGTAAAGATGCCGCACTAATCAAGCAGTTTGCAGCAAATCATAACTTAGAACAAAAAATTGTGGTACATGTAGCCACCAACGATATTGCTCCTTTTTATCAAAATGCAAAAGTAGTGGTTTTGGCAAGTCATTTTGAAGGTTTTCCGCTGGTTTTAATGGAAGCCTTGCACCATGCAACGCCTGTAATTACTACACCATTCAACAATTCTGTTTATGAATTAGTGAAGCATCAGCAAAACGGATTGATTGTGGAAAAACAGCTTGATATTTTCGCAGAATCGCTTCAAAAAATGTTTCACAACGAAGAACTCTACAATGAATTATTGAAGAATACCCAGTTCTTTAATGAAAAATTTTCTAAAGAAAATGCCATAAAGCAGTGGGATATGTTACTAAGAGATTTATTTTAAAATCGACTTACTAATGCCCCATTTTACTAATAATTGTTGCAATTTCACCAGTTTTTGTAGAATAAATGCCGGTGTTTTTAACAGCATACGCTTTCGCAAGGGTAAATTTCGCAATTGAATTTGTTGAACCAACGATTTGTAATTTTGGTAGTTTCCGTTCAATTTGCTGTGAAGTGCAGCAAAATAACGGTTCAAATCAAGATAGGCTTTTAATTTTTGATTGCTTTTCTCTGCTTCTTCAAACTTTTTAAAATTCAATCGATAGGTTAAATCTTCTGTTTTTTTTGATAAACTTTCTGCATCGTGCTTATAAATAGCCAAAATATTCCATGTAAAAACAATAGGGTAGTGCATACCAATCCGAATCCACAAATCGGTATCTTGTGCAATTTTTATAGTGGTGTCAAAATTTCCTACGTGTTCAAAAACCGATTTTTTAAACACGGCACAAGAGGTCCAAATTACACATTCTTTTTTACTGGCATCGAAGAAATTTACCACCAAATCTGTTTTAGAAGCATCAATTGAATAAAGCGAAGCAAACGTGTTCCACTTGGTTTCTACCTCAAAAGCGGCCGAAAAAACTTCGTAATCGCTGTATTTTTCAATTAAATCATTAAAAGTTTGCAAAAAATGCGGATACCAAAAATCATCTGCATCCAAAAAACAAATATAATTGGCATGTGCATTTTCCATACCGATATTTCTAGCTACCGAAACACCTTGATTTTCTTGGTGAATAAGTTGAATGCGCGCGTCGTTTATTTCATTCACCAATGCAACACTTTGGTCTGTGGAACCATCGTTTACAATAATGATTTCAAAATCTTGAAAGGTTTGATTCAAAACGCTTTTTAAAGTGTTTTGAATATACTTTTCTTTATTGTACAACGGAATGATGATGGAAAATCTAGGCATTTCGATTTAGTTTTATCAAATGATACAATTTATAAAAATCGAGTAATTTTAATGACGGTTGCGTGCTTATCAAATTTTTACGGATAAACGGCTCGGCTTTTTTTCCTACAAAATAAATCAACCAATTCATTACTTTAAACTTTTGCAATTTGCTGTAAAATGCCAATATTTTTATGAACGAATCATCAATTAATCCATTTTTTTTTAAAAACCATGCACTTTCTACACTAATTAAACTCTTTTCAATGAAAACTTCGTTGCTTTCTAAGCCTAAATGATAAACTTGATTGTTAATGTGGGTAATTTGGTGCGCATGTTTCATAAAATCAAAAGCAAAAAGCGTGTCTTCGTGCCCATAATTTTTAATAGTTTCATTAAATTGGATACTTAAAAACAGTTTTTTTTGCACTAAAAAATTGGCTGAAGAAAAATGGTGGTATGGATTTTTCTGTCGATCTACAGCACTTTTTGTTTCTCTTTTATGACCGTAACACCAACGCAAATATTCCTTTTTAGGAGGTTTTGCGTGTTCGTAACAAATGCCACCAACCACAAGATGCCTCTCGTTTGAAATCTCATTTACATAGGATTCAATAAAATTTTGATGCACCGGCAACACATCGGCATCAAGAAAAAGTAAATAAGCAAAAGCAGCATTTTGCGCCAATAAATTGCGAATGCTGCTTCTTCCAATATTTTGATTTAAAACACGATACGAACAATAAGTAAAACGGTTTATTTCTTCATTTTCAGTCAGATATAAAGACGAAGCATCATCTAAAACAAGTATTTCAAAGGTAATCTGCGCTTCCACACACTGCTTATAAATTTCTTTAACAAGCGAAACCGTATTGAAATTAAAAGTAGGTATGAGTACAGATAGCATTAAATGGTTTTTTGAACAACCTCGAAAACTTTACCTTCGTCGCATTTTAATGTTTTTGCCGGATATTTTAACAGCAATGCATAATCGTGCGTAGCCATTAAAATAGTTCTACCGTTTTCATTAATTTTTTGCAGTACTTCCATTACTTCCACACTTGTTTGCGGGTCTAAATTTCCTGTTGGTTCATCGGCTAAAATCAATTCAGGGTCATTTAGAAGTGCACGCGCAATTGCCACACGTTGCTGCTCGCCACCCGAAATTTGATGCGGCATCTTTTTTAAATGTTGCAACATTCCCACACGGTCTAAAACATCTTCGATTCGTGCATTCATATCATTTTCATTAGTCCAGCCGGTTGCTTTCAACACAAACAAAAGGTTTTGGTGCACATTGCGGTCTGGCAACAATTTAAAATCTTGGAAAACAATACCCAATTTGCGTCTTAAAAAAGGAATATCGCTTTGTTTTAATGAACGCAAATCGTAATCAACAATCACACCTTCTCCTTGTTTCAAGTGTAAATCGGCATAAAGGGTTTTCATTAAACTACTTTTTCCCGAACCTGTTTTACCAATCAGGTAAATAAATTCGCCTTTTTGAATATCGATATTCACATCGGTTAAAATAGGTTCTTCTTCTTGAAAAATGGCTGCGTTTTGTAGTTTTAATATAGATGTTGACATAGATTTTTTTTGTAAAAATATCAAAAGTTACGGGTTAATAAAAATTCCATCGGAAAATATGTACTTTATCATCTTTTTTTAGAAAAAGTAATTCCAATTTTGGCTGTTAAAAATTGATAGTTATTCATGTATTTCTCCCAATTTGGAGTTGTTTCGGTTTGCATTTTATGTAAGGAATATTTCATGCCAAATGTAAAATAGGAATTGGTTCCAATTTTATGCAAGTAATCTACTCCTAAACCTAAACCATCGCTTTCTGAATTCAGCTCTTTGCCAAAACCATTGCTCGTATATTGTGATTTGTCATACGAAATATAAGGTTCTAATATACTTTGTTCGTTTATAGGTTGATAAAAACTTGCATACAAACCGGGTGTGAATACGGTGGTTTTTTCAAAATATCCAAAATAGTTGTTGTTTTTAACCATCATTCTTTGAAAGCCTAAATGCGCCCCAACCGTAAATCGATGGTAGCTGATGATTGCCAAACGTCCTTGAAGCGACGGAAATGCAAACTTGTGTGCATCGCCCATCATACTATTATTGGGTGCTAGATTTGAAAAGCCCAACGTCATTTGAAAAGTGTCGAAAAAATCAATACTCGAATTTTTTTCGTTCTGAGAAAAACCTGAAAACGAAATCAATAAGCAGTATAAAGAAACCATTTTTTTCATAACGAATAATTTAAAGTACCTAAATTCACATAGTAATTATTCGTATTGTAATTGGATATATATCCAAAATAACGGTAGTCATTATTATGCGTAATTCTGATTACATATACATTTGTTTCTTCATTTCGAGGAATGGAAAAACTGATGGTTCCAGAAGCATCGGTTTTGGTTTTTGAAACACTGATCCACTTGCTGTTTATATTTATTTCGCTGGGATACAGAGCCGTTATTGATCCATTTGTAGGTTGATTGTACACAGGATATACATTGACTTCTACGCCCTGTAAAGGTGCATTGTTATAAATCAGTTTTCCTTCAACAATAATTCGAGTATCGCCGTCGTAAATATCTGTGGTACAACCTATAAAAGTTGTGGCTAAAAAAAGTAGAGCTATTTTTTTCATAAGTTTTCATTTAATTCTAAACGCATTGCAAAACATATAGTTGCATTTTCGTGGATATAAAAATAAAATTCTTTTTCGGTTTTGCAACAATAAATAGCAGCTTTTTGATTAAATGTTAATTCTTTTAAGTAATTCAGGTCAATTGATTTAATTTTTGCATGCTGATGAATTTCAATAGACAAACAATCCAAACACCATTCGATATATTTTACATTGTTCACGTGATTTAAAGCATCTAAATCGGAATAAACCACTGTGTGTTCTGCGATTAATTGGGCAGATTTTGAAAGATCTATTTTTGCAAAAGATTGCTTTGTTGGTTTTTTGTTGGGAAATTTCTCTAAATGCGAATGATCAATTAAAATGGCTTCGGGTCTGCGTTTTTTCGGTATTCACACACACCCACAAACTGTTGATACCTATAATTTTTTTTTCGTTAAGAAACACTTCAAAATCGCGGATCGATTTGATACCGGCTAATGTTTCAATCCAAGTTTCCATTTCAATTGTTTCGTGCCATTGTGGTAAATTTTCCACTTCGATACGCATACTGCTCAGCACCCACGCTTGATGGTTTTTCTGCATATCAAAATAACTCATGCCGCCCAAATCGGAATGTTTGCCAGCAAGTGCTTGCAAAATGTTCATTAAATCGGTAAACCTGATTTTGGAATTTACCGAGCATTTATCAATGGTAACGTGACAAGTTCCTTTGAAAATCGATGAAAATTTATTGGGTAATTGCATGTATGTGTTTTATAATATGTTGCACAGATTCTTGATACGAAAACCATTTTGCATCTTCGTTTCGTTTAAACCAAGTTAGTTGTCTTTTGGCAAATCGGCGGGTATTTTTCTTAATTTCTTCAATTGCATCATTCAAAGAAATTTTTTCATCAAGATAATCAAATAATTCCCGATAACCAACCGTTTGCAAAGCGTTTAATTGTTGGTATTCCTTTAAACCAGCCACTTCGTGTAGCAACCCATTTTGCATCATTGCATCAACGCGTTGGTTGATACGTTGGTACATTATTTCTCGCGGGGCTTCTAAACCAATCACAATAGGAACAAAATTTCTTGCTTTTTTAGGTTGATTTAAAAACGAAGAGTAAGGTGCTTGTGCTGCGATTGATACCCCGATAAAACGTTTCATGCGCTGTTGGTTTTGCAACGTTTGCGGATTGTTTTCGTTTAAAAAATGGAAATAATCGGGATCTAATTGCTGCAAGGTTTTCTGTAAATATTCAAAACCATGCGTATTGTAATTTTGGTCGATTTCGGCTTTTATTTCATTGGAAACTTCCGGAAAATCATCAAATCCTTTTAATATGGCATCGACATACAAACCAGAACCTCCCACCACAATTTGTATATGGTTTTGGATGAATAATTCATCTAACAATGCCAAAGCTTCTTTTTCGTAATCGCCCACATTGTAATCTTCGGTAATTGATTTATTTTGAATGAAATAGTGCGGTGCTTGTGCTAATTCTTCTTTGGTAGGAACGGCAGTACCAATGGTCATTTCTTTAAAAAACTGTCGGCTATCACACGATACAATAGCACAATTAAAATGATTTGCCAGTTTTATGGATAACGCGGTTTTGCCAATTGCAGTGGCACCAATGATTACAATTAAGTAGTTAGTTGTTGATTTTAACTGCTCCATCTATAAATTTTTCGCCGCAATTGTAGCAAAAATTAGCATATTCGTTATAAATATACATTTTGCAACGCGGACAATTTTTCTGATCTTTTTTACCTTTTCTATTTTTTGCCAATTCAGCGGTTACAATTCCAGTTGGCACTGCAATGATTCCATAACCCATAATCATGATGAACGATGCAATTGCTTTACCAACAGGCGTGATAGGGGCAATATCGCCATAGCCAACCGTTGTCATGGTTACAATACACCAATAAATGCTGTTTGGAATATTGGTAAAACCATTGTGGCGGCCTTCTACAATGTACATTATTGTTCCTAAAATTATAGACATAACAAAAATAAAATACACAAAAACAATGATTTTACTCATGCTGGCACGCAACGATTCTTTAATATGCGAAGATTGATTTAAGAATGGAATTAAATCTAAAATTGCAAACAATCGCAGTAATCTTAACGAGCGAATTACAGTTAGCGCTTCGGATCCGGGTATAAAAAAACTTAAATACATGGGCAAAAGTGATATTAAGTCAACAAATCCATAGAAACTAAAAATGTAATTGAGTGGTTTTTTGTTACTAATGATGCGCAATATGTATTCGATAGAAAAAAATATGGTGATGATCCATTCACTTATTACAAAAAAATCGTGGTAAAGCTCATCATATCTAATGATACTTGCCATCATAATCAATACCACACTAAGCAAAATGATCACCAACAGCAATAAATCAAATGTTTTTCCTGCTAATGTGCTTGTGCCATAGATAATAATGTAGATTTTCTGACGAAGAATTTCGTATTTGCTTTTTACTTGTTTCATTCCTAGAACGATAGCAGTTTATAATCTTTTTTTGTGTAAAGATAATGTTTTATAATGTTTAAGACATCTTTGGTGTAAACCAGTTGAATTAATTTTTTTTGCAACACATCGGTATTCAATACTTGATAATTTAAATCAAAAAAACAATAGCCTTTAAAAATACCATTCTCAATAACCACTACACTTTTTTCGTTTATAGTTCTTCCTTTTAAAATAATGATTTTTTTATTCCACAGCAATTCATTTTTACTCAATAAATCGTTAAATAGCGTATTGTGCATATCAGTGGGATAGTTGATTTGTTCGGAAGCTGAAAGGGCGTTTTGAACCTGTTCTACAATTTCGTTTTCTTGATACAAATCGTTGATAAATTGTACGGCATTTTTTTGGGTTTTGAACGATTGTATGGCTTTCTTACGACCGTTTGATTTTTGAATTTTCAATGTTTCGTAACCACTGTCTAATTTTTCTTGATACACTGCCCACAAATAAGGCGATTTTCGTTGTGTGATATTTAATACCGGTTTGTTGTGCAACAGCTCTTCCCGTTCTTTCAGTAAAGCGATTAATTCGTTGCCTGTTTCTTCAAATGTAACGGTGTAAACTTCTTTTTGAATGCGTTTGGCAATTTTAGAATCGGCAGTAAAAATTTGATTGAGCTTTTTACGGATATTGTTGCTTTTGCCGATATAAATAATATTTCCTTTATCGTTGTGCACATAAAAAATACCTACAGTGGAAGGAATATTTTGTAAAATATCGAACAATTTTGGTGAAATACCTTGATGTTGCTCGTTTTTAATTTGTTGTTTCACAATTTGTTTGTCCAAATCTTTATCAAGCAATAACTTGAACAATTTCAACGTAGCCATTGCATCACCGCTTGCTCTGTGACGATCAGCAATAGGAATTCCCAACGAGCGAACCAATTTACCCAAGCTATACGCTTGTGCATCGGGCAACAAAATTTTTGACATTTCTACGGTACACAACGTAGGTTTCTGAAAATTATAGCCCAATCGATCAAATTCTAATTTTAGAACCCGATAATCAAAAGATGCGTTGTGTGCCACAATGATACAACCTTCGGTTATCTCAATGATGCGTTTGGCAACCTCAAAAAACTTTGGTGCCTGGCGCAACATGGCATTATTTATACCGGTAAGTTTCACAACAAACGGCTGAATGGGAATCTCGGGGTTAACCAGGCTTATGAACTGATCTATAATTTCAACACCGTCAAACTTATAAATGGCAATTTCGGTAATGCCCTCTTTATTAAATTGTCCGCCGGTGGTTTCTATATCTATAATTGCGTACATTCTTGAATGTCAATGTCAATTTCAATGTCAAAAATCAATTTCAATAACAAATACAATTAATGATAATATTAAGTACAATTTTTAAAATTGAAATTTGCTATTGCTATTGCTATTGTATTTGCTATTGTATTTGCTATTGTATTTGCTATTGTATTTGCTATTGTATTTGTTATTGTATTTGTTATTGTATTTGCTATTGTTATTGCTATTGTTATTGTATTTGCTATTGTATTTGCTATTGTATTTGCTATTGTATTTTTATTGAAAAACTATTTTTTATTAATTATCATTTTCGAAGCAATTGCTATTAACTCTTCAACTTCGTTTAAAAGCAAATTTCGAACATTTTTATCGCCTTCTTGTATATAATTTAAAATTTTTAAAGAATTTCTAGATTCTTTTAATTCTTTTACAGATAAACTAACCTTAAAAATAAAATCTTTGCCAGTATTTGTTCCTTGGGCTTCACCAAAATTTAAAGCAGCACTTCCAGATGAACGGATTAATTGATTTTTATAATACTCGTTCTCGTAACTTTTATCTAAATTTCGAGTAAAAAAAATACATTCCCCAGCAAATCGAACCAAACGATCTTCAAAGTTGAAAATTTTATTTTCAAAAACGCTTTTTATTTCCATCTTTTTAAAGAATAATATTTTGAACCTGCAATTACTATTATCGTTTACGAAAATACGACTGGTTTCTTAAAGGCTAAAATACGAAAAATGTTAGTGGTATTAAAAATGATTTTTTTTCTAACAAATTCTTTAATCTACATAAAAAAATGAAATACGTTCAGCTACTTTATTATCTTTTAAATAAACTTGTCTTAATCTATAATGAGTACTAGAAGGTGATTCAGAGTATTGTAAGGCATCGATATCATTTTGTGGATTCCATTCAACAATTGGATTATCAATTATTTTTAAAACTTCTTCTTTTGTCATTCCTTTTTTAATTTTCAAAAATTTTTTATGAGAATAATTTTCTGAAAATTTTGTTTCTTCAACAAGAAGTGTATTCAGTAGAAGTCCGGAGTATCCATCAAGCTTTAAAACTGGAATCAATTGTTTTAAAGCAAAAAGGAATATTACAGTAAGTAAAATACTTAAAACAAAATTTTTAATTTTTTTCATCTGGTGAATATTTGAATTATCTTTCCCCAAAAATACTGCTTCCAATGCGAACAATCGTACTTCCGCATTCAATAGCAATCTCATAGTCGCCGCTCATTCCCATAGAAAGTTGCTGGAAATGACAATTGGGTAATTGGTAAGGTTGTAAATAATCGAAAATATCTTTTAATGATTGAAATTCTGAACGAATTTTATCCTGATTTTCTGTAAAAGATGCCATTCCCATTAAACCGATTACTTTGATGTGTTCTAACGATTTAAATTCTTCTGAATGAATCAATTGCAACAATTCATCGTGTGCCAAACCAAATTTTGATTCTTCGGTGGCTATATATACTTGTAATAAACAGTGGATGGTTCTTCGCCATTTTTTTGCTTGTTTGTTGATCTCTTTCAACAGTTTTAAACTGTCCACGCCGTGAATTAAGCTTACGTAAGGTGCCATGTATTTTACCTTGTTGGTTTGCACGTGGCCAATCATGTGCCATTGGATGTCTTTTGGCATTTGTTGCCATTTTTCGGTCATTTCCTGAATTTTGTTTTCGCCAAAAATCCGCTGACCTGCATTATAGGCTTCCATCAAATCGGCAACAGGTTTTGTTTTTGAAACAGCTACCAAATGAACATGTTCTGGTAAAGTATCTTTTATATTTTGTAAGTTTTCAGCTATATTCATTTTTTTACCACAAAGTTTTTAAGTTTTTACACAAAGTTTACAAAGAGCCGTTTATTACTCTTTTTAAACCATGCTTTAATAATACAACATTAAAGTTTATTAATAATCCAAGTTTGAAATTTCCTAATTTCATATAAGTTAGTGTTTGTGCTAAATGTACATCGTTTAGTGCATCAACACTTTTAATTTCAATAACAAATTTATTTTCAACCAATAAATCCATTCTATACCCGCATTCAAGACGCACATTTTCAAAAACTAAAGGCATTGCTTTTTCTTTTTCAACCCTTATACCTTCTTGTTTTATTTTATAGAATAAACACTCTTTGTAGGCGCTTTCTAACAATCCAGGACCTAAGGCTTTATGAACTTCAATGGCAAAACCAATAACTTTATTAGATAATTCATTTTCAATCATAGTTTTATTTCCTTTGTGTGAAATCTTTGTGCCTTTTGTGGTTAATTTACAATTCGTAAATTATTAATCCATTTCTTAATTTTGGTTCTATGTAAGTACTTTTTGGCGGCATGGTTAAATCGTTATCTGCAAGAGTTTTTATTTCGCTTATTGTTGATGGATATAAAATAAAACCAATTTTAAATTCCCCATTATCTACCTTATTTACCAACTCAATGATATTTTTATTTCCTGGAATGTAACTAATTCTGCTATCGGTTCTTAGATCTTTTATGTTCAACAAAGGGTTTAATATTTTTTTGTATAATATTTGAGCGTCTAATGTATCGATAATGCGTTCGTTTTCAGGAAGTTCTTTTAATGCAAGCGAATAAAATGTGCCTTCTAGATACATTCCAAACGTATATTTTTTGTTAGGTTTCCAAAATTCATGTACTTTTTCAACCTTAAAATCATTTTCCAAAACAGATAAAAATTCGGCAGTTTCCATACCGTTTAAATCATGAACCAAGCGGTTGTATTCATTAATTTGTATCAATTTTTCACAAATTAAATAGCTCATAAAATAATTCATATTATCACTTGCATCAACCCCTTTTTCGTTCAACAATAAATTTGATGTTGCCGAACGATGATGACCATCTGCAATATACAAATTGGGCATTTTTTGGAAACTTTGCTGAATAAAATCTAAGTCACCTTCCGCATCTATTTTCCAAATAATATGTCGCTCACGGTTTGTTGTAGAAAAATCATACAAGGCAGGTTGATTCATTTTTTCGCCTATCCATTGCTCTAGTTCTTCACAATTTGGATACATCATTAAAACCGGTTCGGTATTGAAACGGGTTTCGTTGAAATAATCTTTCAGATTTTCAACGCGGTATTGCAACGTATTTTCGTGTTTTTTAATGATGTTTTCCTTATAATCTTGAAGTGATGTTCCTGCTAAAATACCTACAAAATTATTTTTTTTGGTTTTGATTTGATACAGATACATTGCCGGTTTTTCGTCTTTAATTAAAATGCCGTCTCGCTTAAAATCCTGATACTTTGTTGCAACCATTTTATAACGGCGTATCGGATCGATCTTTTCTTGATTGATAAACGCCAAGTTAACAATGTGAAGAAACGAAAACGGATTAAAATCGAGCCACGAAGCCAGTTCGGCTGCCGAATAATCATCATAAGGACGCGTAGTGACCAACGAAACTTTATCTGCCGCCGGGCGAACTGCTTTAAAAGGAATTATATCTGCCATTTATTTAAAATCAAATTAATATAATTGGAGTTTTTTGTCATTCCGAACTTGTTTAACTTCGTTCAGTCGCAAGCTTGAGTAAGAATCTCATACCAAAAATAATGAGAAGCTGCACTTCGACTTCGTTTAGAGACCAATTCAGCTTGACAAGGTTTTGAAATCATTACAAGATAGATTAAAAAAACAGAAAAGACAATTGAACCGCGTTCAATCGTCTTTAAAAATTAATTTTCTATATGATTATGAAAACATTTTTGCAACTTTCTCTGCTTTTTTGCTTTCAGAATAATCGTAAAAACCTTCACCCGATTTCACGCCTAATTTTCCTGCCATTACCATGTTTACCAATAGCGGACACGGAGCATATTTAGGGTTTTTAAAGCCATCGTACATTACATTTAAAATAGATAAACAAACATCTAACCCAATAAAATCGGCTAATTGTAAGGGTCCCATTGGGTGAGCCATTCCCAATTTCATAACCGTATCAATTTCTTGAACACCTGCAACGCCGTTGTATAATGTTTCGATAGATTCGTTAATCATAGGCATTAAGATACGGTTGGCTACAAATCCTGGATAATCGTTTACTTCGGTTGGTGTTTTTCCTAAAGCCAGTGATAAATCCATTATTTTTTTGGTAACTTCATCGCTGGTGTTGTATCCACGGATAATTTCTACCAATTTCATGATAGGCACCGGATTCATGAAGTGCATACCAATTACGCGTTCCGGATTTTTAACAACCGC containing:
- a CDS encoding DUF1015 domain-containing protein produces the protein MADIIPFKAVRPAADKVSLVTTRPYDDYSAAELASWLDFNPFSFLHIVNLAFINQEKIDPIRRYKMVATKYQDFKRDGILIKDEKPAMYLYQIKTKKNNFVGILAGTSLQDYKENIIKKHENTLQYRVENLKDYFNETRFNTEPVLMMYPNCEELEQWIGEKMNQPALYDFSTTNRERHIIWKIDAEGDLDFIQQSFQKMPNLYIADGHHRSATSNLLLNEKGVDASDNMNYFMSYLICEKLIQINEYNRLVHDLNGMETAEFLSVLENDFKVEKVHEFWKPNKKYTFGMYLEGTFYSLALKELPENERIIDTLDAQILYKKILNPLLNIKDLRTDSRISYIPGNKNIIELVNKVDNGEFKIGFILYPSTISEIKTLADNDLTMPPKSTYIEPKLRNGLIIYEL
- a CDS encoding YggS family pyridoxal phosphate-dependent enzyme, coding for MNIAENLQNIKDTLPEHVHLVAVSKTKPVADLMEAYNAGQRIFGENKIQEMTEKWQQMPKDIQWHMIGHVQTNKVKYMAPYVSLIHGVDSLKLLKEINKQAKKWRRTIHCLLQVYIATEESKFGLAHDELLQLIHSEEFKSLEHIKVIGLMGMASFTENQDKIRSEFQSLKDIFDYLQPYQLPNCHFQQLSMGMSGDYEIAIECGSTIVRIGSSIFGER
- a CDS encoding 3-hydroxyacyl-CoA dehydrogenase family protein, with the protein product MKNIAVIGAGTMGNGIAHTFAQKGFKVCLIDISDKTIERGMNTIVSNLDRMIAKGSITEADKKATIENIITYTDVKDGVVNVDLVVEAATENISLKLNIFKELSEVCREDVILASNTSSISITQIAAVVKNPERVIGMHFMNPVPIMKLVEIIRGYNTSDEVTKKIMDLSLALGKTPTEVNDYPGFVANRILMPMINESIETLYNGVAGVQEIDTVMKLGMAHPMGPLQLADFIGLDVCLSILNVMYDGFKNPKYAPCPLLVNMVMAGKLGVKSGEGFYDYSESKKAEKVAKMFS
- a CDS encoding GxxExxY protein gives rise to the protein MIENELSNKVIGFAIEVHKALGPGLLESAYKECLFYKIKQEGIRVEKEKAMPLVFENVRLECGYRMDLLVENKFVIEIKSVDALNDVHLAQTLTYMKLGNFKLGLLINFNVVLLKHGLKRVINGSL